The following coding sequences are from one Mycobacterium bourgelatii window:
- the fgd gene encoding glucose-6-phosphate dehydrogenase (coenzyme-F420) — MAELKLGYKASAEQFAPRELVELAVAAEEHGMDSATVSDHFQPWRHKGGHAPFSLAWMTAVGERTKRLQLGTSVLTPTFRYNPAVIAQAFATMGCLYPGRIFLGVGTGEALNEIATGYEGDWPEFKERFARLRESVRLMRELWRGDRVDFDGEYYHTKGASIYDVPEGGVPVYIAAGGPAVAKYAGRAGDGFICTSGKGEELYTEKLIPAVKEGAAINDRNIDDIDRMIEIKISYDTDPELALENTRFWAPLSLSAEQKHSIDDPIEMEKAADALPIEQIAKRWIVASDPDEAVEKVGQYVTWGLNHLVFHAPGHDQRRFLELFQRDLEPRLRRLG; from the coding sequence GTGGCTGAACTGAAGCTCGGATACAAAGCATCCGCCGAACAATTCGCACCTCGCGAGCTCGTCGAACTGGCTGTCGCAGCCGAAGAACACGGCATGGACAGCGCCACGGTCAGCGACCACTTCCAGCCGTGGCGGCACAAGGGCGGGCACGCCCCGTTCTCGCTGGCGTGGATGACCGCAGTCGGCGAACGCACCAAGCGCCTACAGCTGGGCACCTCGGTGCTCACGCCGACTTTCCGCTACAACCCCGCGGTTATCGCGCAGGCCTTCGCAACGATGGGCTGTCTGTACCCGGGCCGCATCTTCCTCGGCGTGGGAACCGGTGAAGCGCTCAACGAGATCGCGACCGGCTACGAGGGTGACTGGCCGGAGTTCAAGGAGCGGTTCGCCCGGTTGCGCGAATCCGTGCGGCTGATGCGCGAGTTGTGGCGCGGCGACCGCGTCGACTTCGACGGCGAGTACTACCACACCAAAGGGGCCTCGATTTACGACGTGCCCGAGGGCGGCGTCCCCGTCTACATCGCCGCCGGCGGCCCCGCGGTGGCCAAGTACGCCGGCCGCGCCGGCGACGGGTTCATCTGCACCTCCGGCAAGGGCGAGGAGCTCTATACCGAAAAGCTGATACCGGCGGTCAAAGAAGGGGCTGCAATCAACGACCGCAACATCGACGACATCGACAGGATGATCGAGATCAAGATCTCCTACGACACCGATCCGGAACTGGCGCTGGAGAACACCAGGTTCTGGGCGCCGCTGTCGCTGTCGGCCGAACAGAAGCACAGCATCGACGATCCGATCGAAATGGAGAAGGCCGCGGACGCGCTGCCGATCGAACAGATCGCCAAGCGTTGGATCGTGGCATCGGATCCCGACGAGGCGGTGGAAAAGGTTGGCCAGTACGTGACGTGGGGCCTCAACCACCTGGTATTCCACGCGCCGGGTCACGACCAGCGCCGGTTCCTCGAGCTCTTCCAGAGGGACCTGGAACCCAGGCTGCGCCGACTTGGCTGA
- the pta gene encoding phosphate acetyltransferase, with amino-acid sequence MKAIYVAAPEPETGKSTVALGLLHRLQSMVAKVGVFRPITRAHSNGEDRDYILELLLEQTSAGLSYEQCFGVTYRQLHESKDDAIATIVDRYHDVAERCDAVVIVGSDYTDVASPAELSFNARIAVNLSAAVLLTVRAKGRTPAEVAGVVELCLAELSAQRAHTAAVVANRCEPGEIDAVREALRGVAPRSYVLPEDPLLGAPTVAELVPAVGGTLIRGDEQLTHREVMGVMVAGMTADHVLERLREGIAVITPGDRSDVVLAVSSAHAAEGFPSLSCLVLNGGLELHPSIAALVAGLHLKLPIITTPLGTFDTASAAASARGRVTASSHRKIDTALELMDRHVDLDDLLAQLTIPIPTVTTPQMFTHLLQERARSNRKRIVLPEGEDDRILKSAGRLLQRGVADLTILGDETQVRSRAAELGVKLDDAEVINPRTSDLRDQFADQYAELRKAKGVTLDQARDVMNDATYFGTMLVYNDVVDGMVSGATHTTAHTVRPALQIIRTVPDVSTVSSIFLMCLPDRVLAFGDCAIIPNPTPEQLADIAISSARTAAQFGIEPRVAMLSYSTGDSGSGADVDKVRTATELVRTRDPELLVEGPIQYDAAVDPSVAATKLRDSPVAGHATVLIFPDLNTGNNTYKAVQRSAGAVAIGPVLQGLRKPVNDLSRGALVEDIVNTVAITAIQAQGVPHE; translated from the coding sequence TTGAAGGCCATCTACGTCGCGGCGCCCGAACCGGAGACCGGTAAGTCGACGGTCGCGTTGGGGCTGCTGCATCGGTTGCAGTCGATGGTCGCCAAAGTTGGTGTGTTCAGGCCGATTACGCGGGCCCACAGCAACGGGGAGGACCGCGACTACATCCTCGAGTTGCTGCTGGAGCAGACCAGCGCCGGCCTGTCCTACGAGCAGTGCTTCGGCGTCACTTATCGACAATTGCATGAGAGCAAGGACGATGCGATCGCCACCATCGTCGACAGGTATCACGACGTCGCGGAGCGGTGCGATGCGGTGGTGATCGTTGGGAGCGACTACACCGATGTGGCGAGCCCCGCCGAGCTCTCGTTCAATGCGCGCATAGCCGTCAACCTCAGCGCGGCGGTGCTGCTGACGGTACGCGCCAAGGGGCGCACCCCCGCCGAGGTCGCCGGCGTCGTAGAGCTCTGTCTGGCCGAGCTTTCCGCTCAGCGCGCCCACACCGCCGCGGTGGTGGCCAACCGGTGCGAGCCCGGCGAGATCGACGCCGTCCGCGAGGCACTTCGGGGCGTCGCCCCACGCAGCTATGTGCTGCCCGAAGATCCGCTGCTGGGTGCTCCCACGGTTGCCGAGCTGGTGCCGGCCGTCGGCGGGACCCTGATCCGCGGCGACGAACAGCTGACCCACCGAGAGGTCATGGGCGTGATGGTCGCCGGGATGACGGCCGACCACGTGTTGGAACGGCTGCGCGAGGGAATTGCCGTCATCACCCCGGGTGATCGTTCCGACGTGGTGTTGGCGGTGTCGAGTGCCCATGCGGCCGAGGGGTTTCCGTCACTGTCGTGCCTCGTGCTCAACGGCGGGCTGGAGTTGCACCCCTCGATCGCCGCGCTGGTGGCGGGGCTGCACCTGAAACTGCCGATCATCACCACCCCGCTGGGAACTTTCGACACGGCCAGTGCGGCCGCATCAGCGCGGGGCCGGGTTACCGCATCGTCGCATCGCAAGATCGACACCGCGCTCGAATTGATGGACCGTCACGTCGACCTCGACGACCTGCTGGCGCAGCTCACCATCCCTATCCCCACCGTCACCACGCCGCAGATGTTCACCCACCTGCTGCAGGAACGGGCGCGGTCGAACCGCAAACGCATTGTTCTGCCCGAAGGCGAAGACGACCGCATCCTCAAATCCGCTGGACGGCTGCTGCAACGCGGTGTCGCGGACTTGACCATCCTGGGCGACGAGACTCAAGTCCGTTCCCGTGCAGCCGAACTCGGCGTGAAGCTGGACGACGCCGAGGTGATCAATCCGCGCACCAGCGACCTGCGCGACCAATTCGCCGACCAGTACGCCGAGTTGCGCAAGGCCAAGGGCGTCACGCTCGACCAGGCTCGCGACGTCATGAACGACGCCACCTATTTCGGCACCATGCTGGTGTACAACGACGTGGTCGACGGGATGGTGTCCGGGGCCACCCACACCACCGCGCACACCGTTCGCCCGGCATTGCAGATCATCAGAACCGTGCCGGATGTCTCCACCGTGTCCAGCATCTTCCTCATGTGTCTGCCGGACCGGGTGCTGGCTTTCGGCGACTGCGCGATCATCCCGAACCCCACGCCCGAACAACTCGCCGACATCGCCATCAGTTCGGCGCGCACCGCCGCGCAGTTCGGCATCGAGCCCCGGGTGGCCATGCTGTCGTACTCCACCGGTGACTCCGGCTCGGGCGCGGATGTCGACAAGGTAAGAACCGCAACGGAATTGGTGCGGACCCGGGATCCCGAGCTGCTGGTCGAGGGCCCGATACAGTACGACGCCGCGGTGGACCCGTCGGTGGCGGCCACCAAGCTGCGCGATTCACCGGTGGCCGGCCATGCCACGGTGTTGATTTTCCCGGACCTCAACACCGGCAACAACACCTACAAGGCGGTGCAGCGGTCGGCCGGCGCGGTGGCGATCGGGCCGGTGTTGCAGGGGTTGCGTAAACCGGTGAACGACCTGTCTAGAGGGGCGCTGGTCGAAGACATCGTCAACACCGTTGCCATCACGGCGATTCAGGCGCAGGGTGTCCCCCATGAGTAG
- a CDS encoding acetate kinase, giving the protein MSSRTVLVINSGSSSLKFQLIDPDAGKSRASGNVENIGEPSSSVPDHDAALRRAFDMLAEDGIDLGHCGLVAVGHRVVHGGNDFYRPTLLDDAVVSKLEQLSPLAPLHNPPALAGIEEARKLLPDVAHIAVFDTAFFHHLPAAAATYAIDRELAERWHIRRYGFHGTSHCYVSEQAAALLDRPWDGVNQIVLHLGNGASASAIRGGQPVDTSMGLTPLEGLVMGTRSGDIDAGVYSYLWRTTKMEVDEIEAMLNTRSGMLGLAGERDFRKLRAMIESGDDVARLAYDVFIHRLRKYIGAYLAVLGHTDVVTFTGGIGENDAAVRRDALAGLGELGIEVDDGRNCAQAGAARRISADGSRVEVLVIPTNEELAIARDCVSIL; this is encoded by the coding sequence ATGAGTAGCCGCACGGTGTTGGTGATCAATTCCGGTTCGTCGTCGCTGAAGTTCCAACTCATCGATCCCGACGCCGGCAAGTCCCGAGCCAGCGGCAACGTCGAGAACATCGGGGAACCGTCTTCGTCGGTGCCCGACCACGACGCGGCGCTGCGCCGCGCGTTCGACATGCTGGCCGAGGACGGGATCGACCTGGGCCATTGCGGCCTGGTGGCGGTAGGCCACCGAGTTGTGCACGGCGGCAATGACTTCTACCGACCCACGCTGCTCGACGATGCGGTGGTGAGCAAGCTCGAGCAACTTTCGCCACTGGCGCCGTTGCACAACCCGCCCGCGCTGGCAGGCATCGAGGAGGCGCGTAAGTTGCTGCCCGATGTCGCCCACATCGCGGTGTTCGACACCGCCTTCTTCCATCACTTGCCCGCCGCCGCGGCGACATACGCGATCGATCGGGAGTTGGCCGAGCGGTGGCACATCCGCCGGTACGGGTTTCATGGCACCTCGCACTGCTATGTCAGCGAGCAGGCGGCCGCTTTACTAGACCGGCCGTGGGACGGCGTGAATCAGATTGTGCTGCATCTGGGTAACGGCGCATCGGCCTCCGCGATCCGCGGCGGACAGCCGGTCGATACATCGATGGGCCTCACGCCGCTGGAGGGCCTGGTCATGGGTACCCGCAGCGGCGACATCGACGCCGGTGTCTACAGCTATCTGTGGCGCACCACGAAGATGGAGGTCGACGAGATCGAGGCGATGCTCAACACCCGGTCCGGGATGCTGGGCCTGGCCGGCGAACGAGACTTCCGCAAGCTACGGGCGATGATCGAATCGGGCGATGACGTAGCGCGATTGGCGTATGACGTGTTCATCCACCGGTTGCGCAAGTACATCGGCGCGTACCTGGCGGTACTGGGCCACACCGACGTGGTGACCTTCACCGGCGGGATCGGTGAAAACGACGCGGCGGTGCGACGGGACGCCCTGGCCGGCCTGGGAGAACTCGGGATCGAAGTTGACGACGGGCGGAATTGCGCCCAGGCGGGTGCCGCACGTCGGATCTCGGCGGACGGCTCCCGGGTCGAGGTGTTGGTGATCCCGACGAATGAAGAACTGGCCATCGCCCGCGATTGCGTGAGCATCTTATAG
- a CDS encoding Hsp20/alpha crystallin family protein: MLMRTDPFRDLDRFAQQVLGTAARPAAMPMDAWRDGTEVVVEFDLPGVNADSLDLEIERNVVTVRAERPQVAADREMLAHERPRGVFNRQLVLGDSLDAEKIKASYQDGVLRLHIPVSEEAKPRKIEITRSEEHSEQHKAIAA; the protein is encoded by the coding sequence ATGCTGATGCGTACAGATCCGTTCCGTGACCTCGACCGCTTCGCGCAGCAGGTGTTGGGAACCGCGGCCCGTCCGGCGGCTATGCCGATGGATGCCTGGCGCGATGGTACGGAGGTCGTTGTCGAGTTCGATCTGCCCGGGGTCAACGCGGATTCGCTAGACCTGGAAATCGAGCGCAACGTGGTCACAGTGCGTGCGGAGCGGCCCCAGGTCGCTGCGGACCGGGAAATGCTTGCCCACGAACGCCCACGGGGGGTGTTCAACCGGCAGCTGGTGCTGGGCGACAGCCTAGACGCCGAAAAGATCAAGGCGTCGTACCAAGACGGGGTGCTGCGCCTGCATATCCCGGTGTCGGAGGAAGCCAAGCCACGCAAGATCGAGATCACGCGCAGCGAAGAGCACAGCGAACAGCACAAGGCGATCGCTGCCTGA
- a CDS encoding serine/threonine-protein kinase PknG, whose translation MGKPESESVEHVDHEDSMPGTQPVDPADMHTTGASQRPQATQALFRPDFDDDDDDDDDLIYLGGSLDTEPNDRMVTTRLQQVRRLAGGLVEIPRVPDIDPLEALMTNPVVPESKRFCWNCGRPVGRSGAEGEGSSEGWCPYCGSPYSFLPQLSPGDVIAGQYEVKGCIAHGGLGWIYLALDRNVNDRPVVLKGLVHSGDAEAQAIAMAERQFLAEVVHPSIVQIFNFVEHTDRHGDPVGYIVMEYVGGHSLKHSAKKGGKLPVSEAIAYILEILPALGYLHALGLVYNDLKPENIMLTEEQLKLIDLGAVSRINSFGYLYGTPGFQAPEIVRTGPTVATDIYTVGRTLAALTLNLRTRNGRYVDGLPEDDPVLKKYDSFGRMLRRAIDPDPRRRFATTEEMSAQLMGVLREVVALDTGTPRPGLSTIFSPSRATFGVELSLAHTDVYLDGQVHSEKLTAKEIVTALSVPLIDPNDVAASVLQATLLSQPVQTLDSLRAARHGSLEADGLDVSESVELPLMEVRALLDLGDVAKATRKLDDLAERVGWRWRLVWYRAVAELLTGDYDSATKHFTEVLDTFPGELAPKLALAATAELAGRPDENDFYRTVWKTNDGVISAAFGLARSLAAKGDRVGAVEVLDEVPPTSRHFTTARLTSAVTLLSGRSTSEVTEEQIRDAARRVEALPPTEPRVLQIRALVLGSAMDWLQDNEASTNHILGFPFTDHGLRLGVEASLRSLARIAPTQRHRYTLVDMANKVRPISTF comes from the coding sequence ATGGGCAAGCCAGAATCCGAATCGGTCGAGCACGTCGACCACGAAGACTCGATGCCCGGTACCCAACCGGTGGACCCGGCGGACATGCACACCACCGGGGCGTCGCAACGACCGCAAGCCACCCAGGCCCTATTCCGTCCCGACTTCGACGACGACGATGACGATGACGACGACCTGATCTACCTGGGCGGCTCGTTGGACACCGAGCCGAACGACCGGATGGTGACCACCCGGCTGCAGCAGGTCCGACGGCTCGCCGGCGGGCTGGTGGAGATTCCGCGGGTTCCCGACATCGATCCGCTCGAAGCCCTGATGACCAACCCGGTGGTGCCGGAATCCAAGCGGTTTTGCTGGAACTGCGGACGACCGGTCGGGCGGTCCGGCGCGGAAGGCGAGGGGAGCTCGGAAGGCTGGTGCCCGTACTGCGGCAGTCCGTACTCATTCCTGCCGCAACTGAGCCCCGGCGACGTCATTGCCGGCCAATACGAGGTGAAGGGCTGCATCGCCCACGGTGGCCTGGGCTGGATCTACCTGGCCCTGGACCGCAACGTCAACGACCGCCCGGTGGTGCTCAAAGGCCTGGTCCACTCCGGTGACGCCGAGGCCCAGGCGATCGCCATGGCCGAACGCCAGTTCCTGGCCGAGGTCGTACACCCGTCGATCGTGCAGATCTTCAACTTCGTCGAGCACACCGACCGGCATGGGGACCCCGTCGGCTACATCGTCATGGAGTACGTGGGCGGGCATTCGCTCAAACACAGTGCGAAAAAGGGCGGGAAGCTACCGGTCTCCGAGGCGATCGCCTACATCCTGGAAATCCTGCCCGCGCTCGGCTACCTGCACGCCCTCGGCTTGGTCTACAACGACCTGAAGCCGGAAAACATCATGCTCACCGAGGAGCAGCTCAAGCTGATCGACCTGGGTGCGGTGTCGCGGATCAACTCGTTCGGATATCTCTACGGCACTCCGGGTTTCCAAGCGCCTGAGATCGTGCGGACCGGCCCGACGGTGGCCACCGACATCTACACCGTGGGACGCACCCTGGCGGCGCTGACCTTGAACCTGCGCACCCGCAACGGCCGCTACGTCGACGGCCTCCCCGAAGACGATCCGGTGCTGAAGAAGTACGACTCGTTCGGCCGCATGTTGCGTCGCGCCATCGACCCGGACCCGCGGCGCCGATTCGCCACCACCGAGGAGATGTCCGCGCAGCTGATGGGCGTGCTGCGCGAGGTGGTCGCCCTGGACACGGGGACGCCCAGACCCGGTTTGTCGACGATCTTCAGCCCCAGCCGCGCGACCTTCGGTGTCGAGCTGTCGTTGGCGCACACCGACGTCTATCTGGACGGCCAGGTGCATTCGGAGAAGTTGACCGCAAAGGAGATCGTCACCGCGCTCTCGGTGCCGCTGATCGATCCCAATGACGTCGCGGCTTCCGTTCTGCAGGCCACGCTGCTGTCGCAGCCGGTGCAGACACTGGACTCGCTGCGGGCGGCCCGCCACGGCTCGCTGGAAGCGGACGGCCTGGACGTTTCGGAGTCGGTCGAGCTGCCGCTGATGGAAGTGCGGGCCCTGCTGGACCTGGGTGACGTCGCCAAGGCCACCCGCAAGCTCGACGACCTGGCCGAACGGGTGGGCTGGCGCTGGCGGTTGGTCTGGTATCGGGCGGTCGCCGAACTGCTGACCGGCGACTACGACTCCGCCACAAAACATTTCACCGAGGTGCTGGACACCTTCCCGGGCGAGTTGGCACCCAAGCTCGCGTTGGCCGCAACCGCGGAATTGGCCGGCAGGCCCGACGAGAACGATTTCTACCGGACCGTGTGGAAGACCAACGACGGCGTCATCTCGGCGGCCTTCGGCCTAGCCAGATCCCTTGCAGCCAAAGGGGATCGGGTCGGAGCGGTGGAGGTTCTCGACGAAGTGCCCCCCACCTCACGGCATTTCACGACCGCGCGCCTCACCAGTGCGGTGACCCTGCTGTCGGGCCGCTCGACCAGCGAGGTCACCGAGGAGCAGATTCGCGACGCCGCGCGCCGGGTCGAGGCGCTGCCACCGACGGAACCCCGCGTTCTGCAGATCCGCGCCCTGGTGTTGGGTAGCGCGATGGACTGGTTGCAGGACAACGAGGCCAGCACCAACCACATCCTCGGATTCCCGTTCACCGATCACGGGCTGCGGCTGGGTGTGGAGGCGTCGCTTCGCAGCCTGGCCCGGATCGCGCCCACGCAGCGGCACCGCTACACCCTGGTGGACATGGCCAACAAGGTGCGCCCCATCAGCACGTTCTAG
- a CDS encoding glutamate ABC transporter substrate-binding protein, with product MSRVAIPRRLAGVAFAAFLLAGCGQPEPLTVEAPPTLAQPTPVGMQEMPLEPPLPPDNTAQDCNPTASLRPFPNKADADAAVANIRARGRLIVGLDIGSNLFSFRDPITGEITGFDVDIAGEIARDIFGGPSHVEYRILSADERITALQKSRVDVVVKTMTITCERRKLINFSTVYLDANQRILAPRDSPIAKVSDLSGKRVCVARGTTSLRRVREIAPPPIIVSVVNWADCLVAMQQRQIDAVSTDDTILAGLVEEDPYLHIVGPNMANQPYGIGINLENTGLVRFVNGTLERIRGDGTWNTLYRKWLTVLGPAPVPPQPRYVD from the coding sequence ATGAGTCGCGTGGCTATCCCGCGCCGGTTAGCGGGCGTGGCGTTCGCGGCATTCCTGCTGGCCGGCTGCGGGCAGCCGGAGCCGCTGACCGTGGAGGCGCCGCCGACGCTGGCGCAGCCCACGCCGGTCGGAATGCAGGAAATGCCGCTGGAACCCCCGCTGCCGCCGGACAACACCGCCCAGGACTGCAATCCCACCGCGAGCCTGCGCCCCTTCCCCAACAAGGCCGATGCCGACGCCGCGGTGGCCAATATCCGTGCCAGGGGCCGGCTGATCGTCGGGCTCGACATCGGCAGCAACCTGTTCAGCTTCCGCGACCCGATCACCGGCGAAATCACGGGCTTCGACGTCGACATCGCCGGTGAGATCGCCCGCGACATCTTCGGCGGCCCGTCGCATGTCGAGTACCGCATCCTGTCGGCCGACGAGCGGATCACCGCGCTGCAGAAGTCACGCGTCGACGTGGTCGTCAAGACCATGACCATCACCTGCGAGCGGCGCAAGCTGATCAACTTCTCCACCGTCTACCTCGACGCCAACCAGCGAATCCTGGCCCCGCGGGACTCGCCGATCGCGAAGGTGAGCGATCTGTCGGGTAAGCGGGTTTGCGTGGCCCGGGGCACGACGTCGCTGCGACGGGTCCGCGAGATCGCGCCGCCGCCCATCATCGTGTCGGTGGTGAACTGGGCCGACTGCCTGGTCGCGATGCAACAGCGGCAAATCGACGCCGTCAGCACCGACGACACGATCCTGGCCGGCCTGGTCGAGGAAGACCCCTATCTGCACATCGTCGGACCGAACATGGCCAACCAGCCCTACGGCATCGGAATCAACCTGGAGAACACCGGCCTCGTCCGGTTCGTCAACGGCACGCTCGAACGCATTCGCGGGGACGGCACCTGGAACACGCTGTACCGCAAGTGGTTGACCGTTCTCGGGCCGGCGCCCGTACCGCCCCAACCGAGGTACGTGGACTGA
- the glnX gene encoding protein kinase G-activating protein GlnX produces the protein MTVELAHPSTEPLGSRSPAEPAHPRWWFISTTPGRILTIGIVLATLGVTSAFATSTTINHRQQVLTTVLNHTEPLSFAAGHLYTTLSVADAAAATAFIAQAEPRAVRIRYEQAITEAAVAVTRASSGLTDELQCGGKPPIPCVQLLGRLNAELAVYTGLVEIARTNNRAGNPVGSSYLSEASGLMQSTILPDAQQLYQATSNRVDSETTASTQIPAPVILVVATTIAFGAFAHRWLARRTRRRINPGLVVGGLGILVMVVWVGTALTISTTASRSAKDTAAESLKTVTNLAITAQQARADETLSLIRRGDEEVRKQAFYQRIDTMHRELTEYMSRHDAVDKPDLQGADQLLVRWKQANDRINAYISVGNYRAATQVALGKGEDDSTPAFDKLDEALTKAMEQSRNRLRNDVLNARRGLAGAQVGGVVLSLGAAIAVALGLWPRLKEYR, from the coding sequence GTGACGGTTGAGCTGGCGCACCCGTCGACCGAACCGTTGGGATCGCGCTCGCCCGCCGAACCGGCGCATCCGCGTTGGTGGTTCATCTCCACCACACCCGGCCGTATTTTGACCATCGGGATCGTGCTGGCGACGCTCGGTGTAACCAGCGCCTTCGCAACGTCGACGACCATCAACCACCGTCAGCAGGTGCTGACGACCGTCTTGAACCACACCGAGCCGTTGTCGTTCGCGGCCGGGCATCTCTACACGACGCTGTCGGTGGCCGACGCCGCCGCGGCGACCGCATTCATCGCCCAGGCCGAACCACGCGCCGTTCGTATTCGTTACGAGCAGGCCATCACCGAGGCCGCGGTCGCCGTCACCCGAGCATCCAGTGGACTCACCGACGAGCTGCAGTGCGGGGGGAAGCCTCCGATTCCGTGCGTGCAGTTGCTGGGCAGGCTCAACGCCGAACTCGCGGTCTACACCGGACTGGTCGAGATCGCCCGTACCAACAATCGCGCGGGTAATCCGGTGGGCTCGTCGTACCTGTCGGAGGCGTCCGGGCTGATGCAGTCGACGATCCTGCCCGACGCGCAGCAGCTCTACCAGGCGACGTCGAACCGGGTGGATAGCGAAACCACTGCGTCGACGCAGATCCCGGCGCCGGTGATCCTCGTCGTCGCGACCACCATTGCCTTCGGCGCGTTCGCACACCGCTGGCTGGCCCGGCGCACCCGCCGACGAATTAACCCAGGCCTGGTGGTGGGCGGGCTCGGTATCCTCGTCATGGTGGTGTGGGTCGGAACCGCGTTGACTATCTCCACGACGGCGAGTCGGAGCGCGAAAGACACTGCCGCCGAATCCCTGAAGACAGTCACCAACCTGGCCATCACGGCCCAGCAAGCACGCGCCGACGAGACGCTGTCGCTGATCCGCCGCGGCGACGAAGAGGTTCGCAAGCAGGCGTTCTATCAGCGCATCGACACGATGCACCGCGAACTCACCGAATACATGTCACGCCACGACGCAGTCGACAAACCCGATCTGCAGGGCGCCGACCAGCTATTGGTCCGGTGGAAGCAGGCCAACGACCGGATCAACGCCTACATCTCCGTCGGTAATTACCGGGCCGCGACCCAAGTCGCACTGGGCAAGGGTGAGGACGACTCCACCCCGGCGTTCGACAAGCTCGACGAAGCACTGACCAAAGCCATGGAGCAAAGCCGCAACCGTCTGCGCAACGACGTTCTCAATGCGCGCCGCGGCTTGGCCGGCGCACAGGTGGGCGGGGTGGTACTCAGCCTGGGCGCCGCGATCGCGGTGGCCCTGGGGTTGTGGCCGAGGCTGAAAGAGTATCGGTGA
- a CDS encoding NUDIX hydrolase has product MQGDGDGWVISDRGVHYWGKFGAAGLLLRAPRADGTPAVLLQHRAIWSHQGGTWGLPGGARDSHETPEQTAVREAREEAGLRAEQLAVRGTVVTATASGTAWTYTTVVADANELLDTLPNRESAELRWVAEDEVADLPLHPGFAASWQRLRTSLATVPLDHGDERRQLLPRTLQVEDGVFVWCMPGDADQAPSKLSLLISSLL; this is encoded by the coding sequence GTGCAGGGCGACGGCGACGGCTGGGTGATATCCGACCGCGGTGTCCACTATTGGGGCAAGTTCGGCGCCGCAGGTCTGCTACTCAGGGCACCGCGCGCCGACGGCACCCCGGCGGTGCTGCTGCAACACCGGGCGATTTGGAGCCACCAGGGCGGGACCTGGGGCCTACCGGGCGGCGCCCGCGACAGCCACGAGACGCCGGAACAGACCGCCGTGCGTGAAGCCCGGGAAGAGGCGGGTCTGCGCGCCGAGCAGCTCGCCGTGCGCGGAACCGTGGTGACCGCCACCGCAAGCGGCACCGCGTGGACCTACACCACCGTCGTCGCCGACGCCAACGAGTTGCTGGATACCTTGCCCAACCGGGAAAGCGCCGAGCTGCGCTGGGTGGCCGAGGACGAGGTGGCCGACCTGCCGCTGCATCCTGGGTTCGCCGCCAGCTGGCAGCGGCTGCGCACGTCGCTGGCCACCGTGCCGCTCGACCACGGCGACGAGCGCCGCCAACTCCTGCCACGCACCTTGCAGGTCGAAGACGGTGTGTTCGTCTGGTGCATGCCGGGCGACGCCGATCAGGCTCCGTCGAAGTTGAGTCTCCTGATCAGCTCGCTGCTGTAA
- the thiE gene encoding thiamine phosphate synthase has product MHAVVRHHARLAAARLYLCTDARRERGDLAEFADAALAGGVDIIQLRDKGSPGEQRFGPLEARDELAACEILADAARRHGALFAVNDRADIARAAGADVLHLGQRDLPPATAREIVGPDVVIGVSTHDGVQAAAAQAGDCDYFCVGPCWPTPTKPGRAAAGLDLVRTAAGLGGDKPWFAIGGIDAQRLSQVLDAGARRIVVVRAITAADDPRAAAAQLRAALTAAS; this is encoded by the coding sequence GTGCACGCAGTAGTTCGTCACCACGCCCGGCTGGCTGCTGCCAGGCTCTACCTGTGCACCGATGCCCGCCGTGAGCGCGGCGATCTGGCCGAGTTCGCCGACGCGGCCCTGGCCGGCGGCGTCGACATCATTCAGCTGCGGGACAAGGGCTCGCCCGGGGAGCAGCGGTTCGGCCCGCTGGAGGCGCGTGACGAGCTGGCCGCGTGCGAGATCCTCGCCGACGCCGCCCGCCGGCACGGCGCGCTGTTCGCGGTGAATGACCGCGCCGACATCGCCCGAGCGGCCGGCGCGGACGTGCTGCACCTGGGCCAACGCGACCTGCCCCCGGCCACAGCGCGGGAGATCGTGGGACCCGACGTCGTCATCGGCGTCTCCACCCATGACGGCGTCCAGGCGGCAGCGGCCCAGGCCGGCGACTGCGACTATTTCTGCGTCGGCCCCTGCTGGCCTACCCCGACCAAGCCCGGCCGCGCGGCCGCCGGGCTCGACCTGGTCCGGACCGCCGCCGGGCTCGGCGGCGACAAGCCGTGGTTCGCCATCGGCGGCATCGACGCGCAGCGGTTGTCGCAGGTGCTGGATGCCGGGGCCCGGCGGATCGTGGTGGTCCGGGCGATCACGGCCGCCGACGACCCCCGTGCGGCGGCCGCGCAACTGAGGGCCGCGCTTACAGCAGCGAGCTGA